ctcctccactaggggcagtacattCTCCCcgacccggaggaggcactctacccttttccagctcaagaccatggtcttggattTGTAGGGCTCATCCCGgctgcttcacactcggctgcgaaccgctccagtgagagctgtagatcacgccctgatgaagccaatagaaccATGTCATCCAtgaatagcagagacacaattctaaggccaccaaaacagatcccctcaacaccttggctgtgcctacaaattctgttcataaaagttatgaacagaattggtgacaaagggcaaccttggtggagtccaactctcactggaaacgagtcccacttactgccggcaatgcggaccaaaCTCTGACAtcagtcatacagagacctaacagcccttattaaagggctgggtactccatactcccggagtatcCCCCACAGGTGCTCGCCAGCGTGcaccacctccaggcctggctccagagtggagCCCTGGTGACCCACGTCCGGTCGAGGGAACACTACGTCCATTTATGTTATTTATCATAAGGGttctttgggctgctctttgtctggtccctcaccttcAAATCTTCTGAAATTTGTGGCAGTGGCAGCTAGTAGTGTCATCTtgtaaaatttgtatatttattcagtttcCTGTTAGGTATCTTGCCACAGGGGACCCCTACAGGACAATAGGCAACAGTCCCTACTCTCTGCAGCATGTCCCTCAGGTGGTGGCTGCCATCTGGGACTGCCTGATGGAGGTGTTCATGACAGTACCCGCCAGCAAAGCCTGGAGGTCCATTGTTGAGGACCGGTGGaccttctctctctgctgtggcACTGTGGAGAGAAAGCATGTCCAGATGacttcaaccccccccccccccccccccccccgccacccCCAAACTCTGGATCTAACAAGGGAAATTCTACATCGTCCTCCTGGCAGTAGTGGATGCGAGGTACTGGCTCCGTGTGATCGATTTCGGGAGGTATGGTCGGACCAGTGGCGGCATTTTGGCCAACTTCGTCTTTGGTTAGGTTTCACTGGCTGGCGACCCTTCCCTAGACACAGCTGTCTGTTCCTCAAGGAGCGGGTGTTTAATTACTGCCTCCTCTGGGCATGCCTCGTGGTGGAGAACTTCTTCGGTGTCCTGACCTAACAGTGGCATTGGTATGACAGTGTTGTTGAAAAACGCAGTGAAGTTATAGAGCTGTGTGTGAAGGCAACATGTGTGCTTCACAACTTTATGCGTGCTTCCATGAGCGATTatccacctgctctcacctgCTCTCCAGCTGCTGCCCTGGGGCAGCAGCTGGAGAGGTGCCACAGCAAGGCGTGTAAGGGATGCCCTAAAAGTATTCTTCTTTGCAGGGGGAGCAGTACCATGgcagcccacagcatgattGAAGAGTGCTTTTAAGGACTTAATTCGGTTTTTTTGAAACCCACCCACAAACTTTTTAATGGTTCCATGACATCACTATATAAACCGTTTCATGTTTATATGAACATGAAACGGGCCctctggcggtggtcagagggcccggtggcgccggtgcatggcagcctcgcctctgtcagtctgccccagggcagctgtagctactaacatagttcaccaccgtcagggtgtgtgtgtgtgtgtgtgtgaatgggtgaatgactgaactgtagtgtgaagcgctttggaggtcgtcaagactagttaaagcactatacaagtacaagccatttaccatttaccatgtAGTTGGCATTGCTACGTATGTAAAttttccaaagaatttcattaaaaaacaataacgtCATCTTGTTGGTTTTTTATGCCAAATTTCCATCCTCAGTAGAAGGGTTGGTAGCGGAAATTATATGCATCTCTACTttgttgacttcactctgattggctacaaccatatttggaaattTACAACCATATTTGAAAAACCGGTCCAACGccttgttgtcatggcccctttaaagaCAAGATCATGCAAGCCTTTTTAAGACAATACTTGACTGTTCACTCTCCCATCGAACAACTCCAGACTGTACCTACAGCAAACATTAATCGCTGCGATAACTTTAATCTATAAGCTGTTTTTGTATTCTGGCGGTTTATGTCCTTTTAAAGTAATGGCTTCCTCCATGTTAAGTGGCATTTCAAACCATGTTGGCACAGGACATATTTGATTGTGaatataaacactttttaaCCAGCTTCACTGCTTgacaccaaaatacattaaattcaGAGAAAAATATGTTTCCTTTCTTGAAATGCTTCAGAAGAATCAGGAAACCTGATATTCAACTCAGACATggtgttgtgttttaaaatgtttaataaataaataaacagaacatgGTGCAGACAAGAAAAATGGGTTGAGGGCAGGGATCAGGTCTAAGAAGCAGGCAGAGTTCGTACACTATCAAGGCAAAAGATGACAGACGGGTCCAAAGTGCTGGGATAGATACGTGGTGAAAGACAGTCCAGGTCAGGTCCAGAAAATCAGAGAGCTGAGGGCAAGACAATAAAGGGAAACCCAGAGATGAGAGACTCCAGAGCTGGTGGGAAATACCCTATTGACTAGAATGGCGTTTTTTGTGACAATAATGATATATGTGCACTTGTTTTAACCAACAAATGTTGGACCTTCAAGAATCTGGGAGTTGCACCTAAGGCATCAGAATTGTGGACATCTGCAATATTCTTCCTAACACCTTTACGGTTGCTTTTGATTTAACCATGATATCCAACAAGGAAACGGTTTGAGGTGCtgccttaaaatacattcaaaggtGTGCCTCCACTTTTCATACGTTTTTGTTTGGGAGAATAATACAAACAAGAGCTTGGGAGCAGCATGATGAACTTGAAAGCTTTAATGAGAATGTCCAATTCTGGCTCTGTAAGGTGGTTGTTGAACAAGGAACGGAGACAGGTATTCAACAAAAGAACCcagtaacaaataaaaacaaactgactGCTTAAATGGAGCAGAGAACAGGTGCAGGCTATAAGGCTAAATGAGGAGACACAGGTGAATGGGATCCATTAATTACCCACTTCTCCCTGTCTGCCCTGgggcagaaataaaaacaagaaataaaaactaacagaGCCTATCCAATAATGCAGAGTAAATACATGAGAAAGCAATGGCATGACTAAATTGCAACACTAAGAAATACACaagaaaataagataaaaacacCTTagattagaaaaagaaaaaccaataTGCACAGATTATCTAATTATTAATTGAttgggtgtaccccgcctcttgcccagtgaatgctggagataggcaccagcaaaccCCCATGACCCCAtcagggattaagtgggtcagaaaatggatggatgaatggatctATACACATCTGGATTGAGCTTTATATGATATATTTTATCAAAGAGTAGTTATAAaaatttaatctctttaaaTTAAAAGACCCCCAGGTTCAGCGTTGTCTTTATCAATTTTTACGTATTAACCATttctaaatgtaataattatttttcacattCAGTCTTTGTTCAGTGGAACCACTGGCTTTAGCGTGCATCGGCAGCTGCATCTCAGCAGAGACATCCTGAGATATTTCCTGAACTTTTTGTCTCTGACTCCGTAGATTATTGGGCTCAGGAACCGGGGAAGAATGTAGACAATCAGGTAGTTTGCATATCTCATTTCCAGAATTCGTCCCGGAAAGATGATGTGTAGAACAACCTCCACGCTAGGAGAGATGTAGGAGAGCAGACACATGGCCAGCTGGACACCGTGAAGGAGAATGGTGTTTCTGGCTTTCTTGGCTGAAGTGGTAACTGTTGAGAGGCCTCGGGCTGCGAACATTATCTTCAGGTAGGTAAAGACCAGAGTAAGAAACACGCAGGAGAAATAAATTATATCAAAGGCTTTCCTTTTCTCAGCCAGGATCGGGTCTTTAAACACGTTCTGCCGCATACAGAACACAGACTCGTGAAAGAAGCTTAATGGCTCAGTGGCCAGGGTTATAAACAGATCTGTTATATCTGGAGCCACACATACAAACCAAATCAGTCCGATGACTATGTAGGTCCTCCTCGTTGTGCAGATTTGAGTGTAACGTAAAGGTTTGCAAATGGCAATGTAGCGCTCTATGGCCATGCCGGCCAAATTAACGGGGGTGTTTCTGGTAGTAAAGACTGCCACCAGGATGAAAAAGCAGCAGAGCGAGACATTAATCCTGTAGAATATGTAGCTGAGGATGAAGAGTGTGATGGTCACAGTTAGCTGAATGCCATCGTTGATCACCATGTGGATGAAGAGGATGTAACGAGGATCTTCATAGAACATCTGTCGGAAGACAAACAAGAACGGAGGGGCTTCATTTAGTAGTCGTGCATGAATTAATCATCTGGAAATGCATTAAAAGTAggataaatgaaaacattcacCATGAACTGTTTTATGACTAAAACATCTGTACCAACAGGCTGGCAAACAGATGAGGATAATCTATCAAAAACTGTGGCCCTTGAAACTCCACCCAATAATCgatcagtttttaaaaacacaaataaaaccataaagTTGTACCGTACATGCATTCAGCCCATTTTACTCTGATACACCTTATGCATTTCTTCATCAGTTAATACGAACTGGTCAGAGATCAGAGTGGAAAAGACAGATGGACTTAAAAATGAAGCCAGAATTACGATGCTATGGTTTAGATTAGACTGTATCCATGTGTAAAacgggcctagtcaaagtctagagcTTAATGCAATGAAAATCTGGAAAGACATGAATATTAATGCGCTTTcagctattttgtaaagaataatggccaaatattttaatctttagTCAAGCTGCAGTTTTCTACTtagagcattaaaaagcatgtattatttttctttaacttcACAATgatgtgttatattgttttggtctatcacataaaatccctatAAAATTAATCAAAGAAATATGAAGTTTCATGTCTTTTCATTCTGTCTCCTgtagaataaaatatgtttcaacTATAGAATCATCATTTAACCTCATTACATTTTTAGAAACTAAAATCAAGCAATAATTTATATTTCACAGTTTCTACGACAGCCGATTGTTCTTCATATATAAATCTATGGAGAAATATGttgaatatatattttgcaaaaacaaatttaaaaaacgCAGTATTTCTTTGTTGTATAAAATTAACCAAAGAAATATGCAGTTTCATgtctttcat
The nucleotide sequence above comes from Fundulus heteroclitus isolate FHET01 unplaced genomic scaffold, MU-UCD_Fhet_4.1 scaffold_90, whole genome shotgun sequence. Encoded proteins:
- the LOC105920074 gene encoding odorant receptor 131-2-like isoform X2, which produces MFYEDPRYILFIHMVINDGIQLTVTITLFILSYIFYRINVSLCCFFILVAVFTTRNTPVNLAGMAIERYIAICKPLRYTQICTTRRTYIVIGLIWFVCVAPDITDLFITLATEPLSFFHESVFCMRQNVFKDPILAEKRKAFDIIYFSCVFLTLVFTYLKIMFAARGLSTVTTSAKKARNTILLHGVQLAMCLLSYISPSVEVVLHIIFPGRILEMRYANYLIVYILPRFLSPIIYGVRDKKFRKYLRMSLLRCSCRCTLKPVVPLNKD
- the LOC105920074 gene encoding odorant receptor 131-2-like isoform X1; the encoded protein is MSLLMGLTSNMTSPSQLVIIRDTFTTALVKNLIVVLVWFILTFINSILIATFFRHQMFYEDPRYILFIHMVINDGIQLTVTITLFILSYIFYRINVSLCCFFILVAVFTTRNTPVNLAGMAIERYIAICKPLRYTQICTTRRTYIVIGLIWFVCVAPDITDLFITLATEPLSFFHESVFCMRQNVFKDPILAEKRKAFDIIYFSCVFLTLVFTYLKIMFAARGLSTVTTSAKKARNTILLHGVQLAMCLLSYISPSVEVVLHIIFPGRILEMRYANYLIVYILPRFLSPIIYGVRDKKFRKYLRMSLLRCSCRCTLKPVVPLNKD